AGGCGTTATAGGATGTAAAACACCTAAAATATTCACCAACAAAACTGCTAATAACTTCTGTTTTGTAAGCCGATCTTCCTCATTACCTTGTTTGCCATAGAGCGTAGGTTTGATAATTTCTATATATGTAGAACAGAAATCATTCCTAAAGAACTCATACGCCATGGTTGTTATCTTATCAAAAGCATAACTTTGATATGCAGATTCTAACTGCTTTAGCAACTGATTGAATCCATCAAGAATATAGAAATCTTCTAACCCTAGAAGATCCTTATCTATACCATAAACAAGATCTTTACTTGTTAAATTGGAAATATGACCAAAGATAAACCTCGCCCCATTCCAAATCTTATTCGCAAAATTTTTGTATTCCTCAAACAAACGGTAGTCGAGATCTATTTGCTCACCACGATTTGCACATGAACACAGTGTCATACGAACAGCATCAGCGCCATACTTACCAATCATCTCTAAGGGATCGATAACATTCCCCTTAGATTTGGAAAGCTTCTCCCATTTCGCCACAACATCTTTAGGAAGGGCTTTCCCCATGTCATAAGCATGTTTTTCCTCTCCAGAGATGTATGTCCATTCTCCAAGATCGTTATAGCGCTTATAAGATTTACCAAAAATTAATCCGTGTAAGAAGACATCGCTAAAAGGCTTCTCTTCAACCATAGCACTGCAAAGCAATACCATGCGTGTTACCCAGAAAAATAGAATGTCATGTCCTGTAATGAGAACTGCTGTGGGATAAAATTTCTCTAAATCTCCAGATTCTACATCAGGCCAACCTAAACATGTTAATGGCCATAACCCAGAAGAAAACCAAGTATCTAATACATCAGGATCTTGATACCAAGAATCAGGATCTTGAGCGACCTCTTCGGGAATCCCTTCACCATCATAACAGAGGATACGATCTTCATCACTCTTATGATACCATACAGGAATGCGATGTCCCCACCACAACTGCCGACTGATACACCAATCACGAAGGTTATTCACCCAAGAGAGGTAATTTCGAGTAAATTCTGGAGGGAAAATCTTTATAGAATCATTAGCAACAAACTCACGTAAAGAATCTCGGAAACTCTCTACAGAAACAAACCATTGTTTCGACAAATATGGTTCAATAACTGCTCCCGAGCGGTAAGACACGCCAACTCTCAGCTTATAAGGCTCTTTTTTAACAAACAGCCCCATAGCCTCCAACGCTGTGATAATATCTTCACGAGCTTTTTCTTTACTTAATCCTGCAAAGATTCCCCCGTTCTCATTAATCTCTCCGGTAGGAGCCAGAATATTTACCATAGGTAAATTATGATTGATTCCTGTGCGGTAATCATCTCGATCATGGGCGGGGGTAATTTTTACAGCTCCAGTACCAAATAAAGGATCTACAGACATATCCCCAATTATAGGGATCTCCCGATCTACAAAAGGTAAATGTACCTTAGCTCCTAATAAATGGCTGTAACGCTCATCATCAGGGGAAATAGCAATGGCAGTATCCCCAAGTAATGTTTCTGGACGTGTAGTCGCCACGATGATTTCTTCAGAGCTATCGACTACTTTATAACGAATGTAGTACAGCCAACCATCTTTTTCTTCATACTCGACTTCATCATCTGCAAGTGCTGTTTGTAAAACAGGATCCCAGTTAACAAGATAGTATCCCCTGTAAATATGTCCTTTATCAAAAAGAGCCTTGAAAGCTTTTTTTACAGCACGGTTCGCTAACGGTTCCATAGTGAAACGTAAGCGAGACCAATCGCAAGAGCATCCTAGCTGACGCAATTGAGAAAGAATGACTCCTTCACTCTTCTCTTTCCATTCCCAAACATGCTTGATGAATTCTTCTCGAGAAAAATCTATACGGCGTTTACCCAAGGAAGCATATAAATGTCTTTCTACTACGGTTTGTGTAGCAATACCTGCGTGATCTGTACCAGGGACCCAGCACACCTCAAATCCAGACATCCGCTTGTAGCGAATAAGAACATCCTGAAGAGTATTCACAAGCGCATGGCCCATATGCAAAATGCCCGTAACATTCGGCGGGGGCATGATAATAGCATAAGGGGGCTTATCACTTGCTGATTGAGCCGTGAACATACCTGACCCTTCCCAAAAAGCATAAAGCTTGTCCTCTAATCCTTTAGGATCATAAGCTTTGGAAAATTCATCCTCTTCCATAATTCTATATCCAAATCTTTATAACATTTTTAGATGCCGCAACGGCAAAAAACTAAGTCTAAAAAGCATCTACAGAAATGACTTCCATCCAAAGATGATGGCGTCGGCTGACTATTTCTCTGTCTCCACTAGATAAAGAAACCTTATAAGAAACAATGCCCTGGCGCTCTTCGTAATTATCGCCTTTCAGACAGTACACACGGTAACCAGAAAGCTGAAGCACTTCATACGTCAATTTTTCTATCTTCCCATCACCATAGTACACCCAAAGATGTAGAGTTGCGGGAAGCATTTTCTTCATCCGATAAGGCAGACTCCAAGTAACAACAACCTGCTGACCAAATACCTCATGAACACAAGCCTGCTCTATACCCAGATGTGCCGCAGCCGTATAATCATTATCTACAAATTCTGTAAATGAGGACAACGAAGGTTGCGAACACGCTGATAAACATAGTACTGAGACCAGAGGAAATAGGACTATGATCAATAAGATTTTAGAATAATAATAACGCAAAAACAAAAGCAAAGAGTGCAAACGATTCAACTATCCCAATAGATGCAAAAGATTTACCATAAATAGCCGAAGATCGAGCGTATGCTTGGATAGCACTTACACAACATTTCCCCTGCATTATAGCAGACAATAACAATGCTATACCAACGGAAAGCCCCATAGCAATAGCGCCTATAGCACCAACTTTCCCATCTTTAATCCCATCTCTGAGCAAAAGCATGAAAATCAATCCATAGATAGATTGTGACGATGGCATTGCTGATAAACCTATTATCTTTCCATGTCCTTCGTCAATTCGGGACATCACAGCATGTGAAGCCACCCCTGCCATACCACAACCAATGGCACTGCCTATCATTGCTAAGCCCATGGCAAAAACAGGACCAACAACCGATAAATCAATCATTATGTACCTCTATATCTCATAATAATATCTCAAGAAAACCTCAAAGAACCTGCTCTTTAGTTCTCTTGTTTATAATTTAATTTTTCCAAAGACAACGGATTCTATCAAACCGTAGAATTATTGCCTAAATCTATCCCTTGGTATCCACAACCTTATGGCACACTACTTTCTTTAAAGGGTGTAGGAGTTTCCCTCCGCCATCAAAGCTATAGTGATACCACTCAATAAAGTTTAATCTAAGTCCATGAATCACTCCTCCCATAATAGAGAGAAGGATATTCACTGAATGACCGAACAAAATAATAACGAAGGCTATAGCAGGAGAGAAACGGTTGCTAATTTGCACAATTGTTGTTCCTACCATAGCTCCTGCCAATCCTAATGCGTAAATACGCAAATAAGACAAAACATCTGAGAATACTTGTATAATTGCTGTAATCTCATCAATACCCCCAACACCACGTTGCAAAACTGCACCGGCAACAGCAAGGCCTATACCAACAAACACTCCGTAATAACCAATGATTCCCCCAAGATCGTAGGGAACGTGAAATAGGTAATGAATCAAAGATACGGATTGCAAATATAAGGGAAGATATAGATAGGCCCCACACATAAAAACAATCCATCCTAGGCCAGAATAACGCTGCCGCATATAACGCAACATTCCCAAAGCCATATGGACGACTCCAACAAATAGCGCCAATTCCATTAGGATATTATCTATAAACTTATCGTAAACAACAGCACGTGCTACCGTTTCTCCTGTAGATTTTTCCGTAGCAAGAAGGAACTCTTCGGCACCTTGTTTATCCTTCAATAAAGGATGCTCATTGACTAACTCTTTATATCCTTTAGGATGCTTATCCAAGTAATATTCTGCTTTCTTCAAAGCCAACATATGGGTAAGGGAATACTCTCGCAAAGGATTTGAAGGACTTATAGAAATCCCAAAAAATGACGTTGTAGCAAATCCCCAGAAAATACATCCCAACCCTAAAATTGAGAACATCTTCAAGAAACGTGCCAATGATTTAGATCGCTTCAGGACCCGTCGAGCTTTAAACGTTATAAAAAGCGAAGTTGCTAAAAAAACAAGCCCGTAACCACCGTCATTGACGATCATAGAAAAGAAGAAGAAAAACGAAATAAATACCCATAATGAGGGATCTTTATCTGAAGATGCCGGCGTATCATAAATATTCACCAGATCTTCTCCGATACGTCCTAGGCCACTATTTTCTAAATATGTAGGGACAATCTCATCAGGATCCGGAGCTACCTTATGCAAACAAATATCAAACTGATCACACAACTTCTCTAGTTCTTGGATACGATCAGAGATTACCCATCCTGTAATAGAAAATACCTTACCATCAAAGAGCTCTTCTACACTCTCTTCAGCATGGCGTAAGCGTTGTTCGTTATCATAATCGCATAAACCTTCAAGAACATCCTGACGGTAAGCATAAAGTTCACAAATCCTAGTCTTCTTAAACTGTATCTCTCTTAAAAGAACGGTTTCTTTAGCTTGCAATTCATTAACAGAGTGTGGAGCATCAATCTCTGTGAATTGATCTTTTGACAATTCAACGACACCGATAACAGCGTAGTAATCAAAATTATATGCTGTAGATAAGTAAAAGACATTAGATTGCTCTACTTCTAGATTGTCCTCGTCCACATGTTTACGATAGAAAAATCTGATCGTTAATCCAGTTTTCCTTGTAAATTCAATAATATCATCAGAGGAAAAGGGTCCTAAAGGTTTAACTCTAAGAATCTCCTTCCTTAAAGCTTTTATAGCTTCTGTTAAAGAATGGATTTCCTGATGAAGAGCAAACACCTCATCTACTATCTGCTCAACAGTTAAATCTTGAGATTTTGACAAAGATAAGTGAGCGGAAGGGTAATCTCTTTTCAGGGAATTTAAAATTTTCAAACACTCAGAAAAATGACGTAGTTTTTCTGAAGTAATCAATCTTTTATCAGAAATGAACTCAACAACTCCAAGTTCTCTACAAGCAGTAAAAAATTCTGATCGATTTCTTCCAATAAAGAGATACTTATCGACATTTACGCGCATTCGGATTCCTCCTTACGCTGCTGTATCTTTTTCTTAGCCATTTTAACCTGGCCAACATCTGTAATACTACGATCACTTAAGAAAATCGCGATTTTCTTAATCATTCGCGTAGTCTCTGGAATTAGCTTCTTCTCAAAGAGATTTACACGAATGGATACATTTCTTAATTCTTCCTCAAGAATTCTTTGCTTTTCCGCAGCTACTTCAGAACGCACTTTATTAATTACAAACTCTCGAGAGTAAGCTACAAGCGTATCGATCCAAATAGGAGTATCTAAAACAGAATAAGAAGATTCAGCTAGGATAATATTCCTTATCACAGGGACTTCTATCCCCGTAATATTTTCATAGTCTTTTTCAACTTTCTCTATCTTAAAACTATTTGCAATCGCATCAACATAAAGAGGAACACTATAAAGCTCTGCGAAAGCATAAATACTTTCCCTGGCTGCTTCATACGCTTGTATGCTCTCACTAGCCTCTCGAATAGCATTGGTAACTTCTACTTGCAGCAATGCTTTTTTTAATTTTAACGTCGGTAAATATGTTTCCAGACGTGAGAGTTTTACCTTTTCTAAACGATAGGCATTCTTTGTTAGCTTTATCTGTGAAGACATGACTTCGGCCAATACTTATTGATCAACTGTTCCTTTATACCCACTTCTTCGGAATGGAAACTTTGAGCAAGAATTTTCCAACCAATATCTAAAGCTTCTTCTAAAGGAATATTTACTTCTAAACTCATTAATCGGGTTTCGAAAAGCTCAGCAAATGCCAATAACTTTTTATCCCAATTTGACAACTTAAAGCCCATGGACATTCTTTCCGCAGCTTTTCTAGAATCGGCATATAGCCGTATTAAAGAGTTTGCAAGATCTCCATGATCTTCTCTAGTTACTTTACCAATAACCAATTGCTTCAAACGAGATAGAGAACCAAACGGATCAATACGGTTATTCTTCAGGTAAAACTGACCTTCCGTAATGAATCCCGTGTTATCGGGAACAGGATGGGTAATATCATCTCCAGGCATCGTAGTCACACTGATTAAAGTAATGGACCCGCCCTCTGCTATATCCACAGCTTTTTCATAACGCAATGCAAGATCCGAATACAAAGATCCCGGATATCCACGGTTCGCAGGGATCTGGTCCATAGTAATGGCGATTTCCTTTAAAGCATCTGCAAACGCTGTCATATCCGTAAGTAAGACCAACACATTCTTATTGTGATCTACAGCAAATTTCTCAGCACATGCTAAGGCCATATCAGGAATTAAAACACACTCTACAGGTGCATCTACAGCTTTATGAATAAACATCACACATTTATCGGCGAATCCTAATCTCTTAGACTCATCAACGAAAAAGCTATAGTCAACGAATGTCAATCCCATACCACCGATAATGACAATGTCGGCATCTGTTTGTGCAGCTATACGCATCAATAAGGCGTTATGACTCTCTCCAGAAGAAGAGAAGATAGGAATCTTTTGAGACTTCACTAAACAATTGAATACGTCAATCATAGGAATATTGGTTTTCACCATATCCCTAGGAACAACACGACAAACAGGATTAAACGTAGGTGTTGAGATTGCAATCGGATCACCGAAACACTCTCCCTCGCCATCAATAGGTTTACCCACACCATTTAAACGTCTACCTATTAGAGATTCCCCGTAAGTAACCTCCATAGAACGACCTAAAAATATTACCCGATCCCCTGTCGACAATCCGGAAGTTCCACCAAAGACTTGTAAGGTTACTTTCTTAGCATCAAAGCGTAAAACAGAAGCGTATGAAGATCTTCCATCCACTCTTTCAATTTCCGCTAGTTCACCTAAACGCGCTCCCTCAGCTTCTACAGTTATTAAGTTTCCTTTGATGTCGGTAATTTTTGTATATATTGTCTGCATAACCTTACGCTGTTTGTACCATCTTCGTCTCTAATAACCTAAGAACTACTTCCATTCCTTCCTTGTATTCCTCGGAAAGGAACTTCTGTCCATTTAAGGTTTTGATTTTACTTTGCAATTCAAGGAAAAAACTCCTCGCATTATCGGGACAATCAAAGCTAAATTTCGCATCAAAAATACGACTCATTAATGAAAATAACTCAATTTGCCGATCAAAAGGACAATAACAATCCACAGCATCAAAAGCATTCTGTTGGAGATAACAAAAATCATATAATTCTGCTTTTAGGTAGATCTCCATATCCTCCATGGGGATACCCTCTTCTCCAACAACCTCCATACGTTTGCCAATTTCAGATCCTTCACGAAGGAAGTAATTTGCTTTTTTGACTGCTTTGCCCCAACCCTGAATCTTATTCTCTAATATATCTCCAACTTGATCTAGGTATTTTGACCACGAAATCATAGGATCAATAGAAGGGTAACGGCGAGCATCCGCACGAGCTTTAGAAAGACCACAGAAAGCTCCTACTACAGATAACGTAGCTTGTGTTACAGGCTCTTCAAAGTTCCCTCCCGCAGGGGATACAGCACCACATATTGTCAAAGAACCTTCTGAACCGTCTTTCATACGTACAGCACCACCACGCTCATAAAAAGCAGCTATTCTTGATGCTAGATAAGCTGGAAAAGCTTCTTCTCCAGGAATCTCTTCTAATCTTCCTGAAATTTCTCTTAATGCTTGAGCCCAACGTGATGTGGAATCAGCAAGCAAAAGTACATGCAGACCCATCTGTCTATAGTACTCTGCAACAGTAATGCCTAGATAAATGGAAGATTCTCTAGCTGCTACTGGCATAGAAGAGGTATTACAAATAATGCATGTTCTATGCATTAAAGACTCCCCTGTATGAGGGTCTGTAAGGTGAGGAAATTCTTGTAATACCTCTACCACTTCACCCGCACGCTCTCCACATGCACAGAGAATCACAATATCTACAGCAGCATACTTCGATAAATGGTGTTGCAAAACTGTCTTTCCCGCACCAAATGGGCCAGGAGTACAAAACGTTCCACCCTTTAACACTGGAATTTGTGTATCTAAAATACGTATGCCCACGTCCATAATCTCATGACAGGGCACTTTATCCCCTTGGATAAATGCCTGCTTAATTGGCCATTTCTGAACCATAGTAAAGCTGTATTCTTTCCCTTCCGCATCCCGAGCTTTAGCAACTACTGTATCAACACTATAGCTACCTTCCGAAATTACCCAGGTAATCGTCACCTCTTTAAAACAGGAAAACGGCACCATAATCTTGTGGTTAAAGTACCCTTCTTTTACAAAACCTAGAGCATCTCCACGAACAAGAACATCTCCTACAACCGCTTTTGGGGTATATTCCCACAATGTATTCTTACAAAGAGCATTAACATACTCTCCTCTCTTTAAGAAGAAGCTACTTTCTGCCAACACCTGCAGACGATTTTGCAATCCGTCAAAGATCCCCTGTAATAACCCTGGACCTAGTTCTGCTTCTAACAAATGTCCTGAGAAAGTGACTAAAGCTCCTCGGCAAACGTCTTGAGTATCTTCAAAAACCTGAATTTTGACCTCTTGACCAACAACTTCAATGACTTCTGCTTTCAGCCATGTGTCGTTAACGTTAACATAAGCAACTTCCCCTTGACGTACATGCCCATCAAAACGCACACGCAATAAATTGCCATAGGCTTCTACAACATATCCCTGAGTTGTTTGTCCCGAAGTTGCTACCATGTGATTGCCTTTTCCATAGAATTAATAATGTTTTTGCCTTGCTCTAAATTTACCATACTATTGCGAATGGCAAATAAATACGCTGCAACCCTTGCTAAAACTGCATTCGCATCAAAATATTTATCACGATACATCTCTTCAATTTTATGAAACTCGTACAAAGATAGTGTACGGTTCAATGTATGAGGTAAGCGACCGTAATCCTGTAATACATCACTCAAATCTGAAAATTCTCCTGGAAGCTCATAATTAGGAGCATCTTTTTGCATCAACACTTGAAGCACCACAGGATCAGAACTATCTTCATCTCTTAATACATAAGAAACATCAAGCTTCATAATTCGGGAGCGAAAACCTGCCAAAATAACGCGTAGGTTTTGCTTAAATGTAAAATACGTACGCAGGAACTCAGAAGAGCTACGTTGGTAATGTGATAGAAATTCTCTAACTAACGAGGAGAAGTTATCTAGACGCTCTTGAGAAGTCTTATATTGCAATAAGAAATCCTTAAAGAAATCCTCGAACTCACAGTCATCCGACCATTGTTGAAGATTCACCATACTTTCAACATTCTCTTGTGTCACTATACCATAAGCATGCGGTAGAGGTTTTCCAGACCAGAAAAATGCAAAATTTTCAAAATCAAAAAAACGCTTTAAGATAACGTAATGGCCTAGATCTTCATTAGATAAGTTTAAATGAAGTAAATCATCGAGATCATCAAAAGAATAGACGGGCCGGGACTCAGGAAGCTGAGGAAGAAAAAACGACGATAAAAAGTAGTACTGAGTCATGGCAATAACTCTAAAATTGGTTAGGACTCCGCATTTGAAGAAAAAGCCTATGAGCCCTGAAATATCATTTCACGAAAATCTTTTTGCAAATAACGCATTAAAAGATCAAGCAAGGTATCCGAACTAAGATCTAAAACCCAATTCTTGTCTTCAACTTTTAATTGAACCCCACCAACAAAATTACCGACAGCTACTCCCTTACCTTTAAGTTTTGCTAATACGGATTTTCCTAGGAATTCATTAACGGCTCTTGTCGCCACGTGTTTGCCAATACAAGCTGTAAGATCCCCGGAAATGCCTTGGTCTTCTATAGCCTGTATCAACGCTGCAACAAGTTTAGCAGATACCTCAGGATCAGCTAAAGCATTGTCTAGCCATTCCGCCAAGGATTCTTTAAAGACTTTATTTTCTACAGCTTGTTTTAAACTTTCTAAGGAACGCTTTCCTGCTTGAGCTAAAGCGGACTCCCCCTGTTTTAGCTTATGGTCAGCATCTTGTTGAGCTGAAGTAATAATCTGACTCGCCCGTTCTTGAGCTTCGTCAATTATCCTTTTTGCCTGCTCTTTCGCATTACGCACAATGGCTTCTGCTTCATCTTCAGCAGGTTTTAAAGTTTCTATTCGTAGAGCATCGCAGATTTGCTTTAACTTATCTTCTGCACCGAGATCTGCCATATCGTTGCTACCATGAGAAAACAGAGTTTATCTTAAAAAAAAATTCGATTATAGTTCAACTAATCCAACAGATTATAGCATTAGATCATTTAATTAAAATTAAATAAAAGATTTCCATGAAACTTCACGCTCTTATTCCTTTTCTGATTGCTAGTTTTTCGCTCGCAGCAAGCGAAAATTCTCAAACACAAAGAACATTGCAGAACAACGAAAAACAGGCTCACAGACGTCCCTCGAGCGTTTATCAACGAAGATTATTAAAAAGATCACAAATCATTGTTTCTAACAAAACTGCTTCTCGCTATGTGCCTCACAAAACAAATAAAAATAGAAGAACAAGACAAGAGGAAAAAGCAAAACATTTAATTTCATGGGTTTCCTATTCTGGAGATGAATATTCGATTCGCATTCCAAGTAATTGGCAATGCATAAATGATAAAACTCAACTCCCTGAAAAACTCGATGTGGTATTTATTGGCCAAGGGACAGGATCGTTGACCCCTACAATCAATATTGCTCAAGAAATCACATCTAACAATCAATCTGCATACATTGAAGAGATTCTTACCTATCATAAATCTAATGAAATGACCTTAGAATCTTCTGTATTTACGCACCTACAAGCTGCCAACGGGGAATTTACTATTATTAAAACAGAAAAGAATTCTTCTTGGGGAAAGGTTTTTTGCCTTCAAGGCGTTGCCGTGATCAATCACAAAGCCTATATCTTTACAAGCACGGCTACCTTAGATGATTATCCCAATGTATCTTTGATTTTCTTAAAAACAGTCTCTTCATTTAAGCTTTCAGCAAAAGAAGCTGCTTCCGGAGACGCTATCCTTGAAGAAGCATTAAAATCACTTCAAGGGGAATAATATTTAGAGTTTTTAAACTAAAGACTCATTCTCTTTGTATAAGACTTCTCTTTTAAGAGCGTCGAAGATAAAGCGAATTGCTATCTTCTTGCCTTCAACAGTTAAGTTGAAAACCACAGGAAATCTAGAAAAGAGCAATTGGAAAGGAATCTCTACAGCACTGTCTTGAACAGATACAGAAACCGCAGCATTTCCTAATATAGAAGAGGCTTCATGAATCCTCAGACATAACGCAGCAAACTGACGAATAGAGTTTCGCATTGATGAGTCGAAGACATATGTAGAAGAACAACAACTACAAGCTAGGACTTCCTCCAAGCTAAATACAGAAAAAGAAACTTCTCCTTCGCAGCAGCACGGACAGGAAAAAACAAGTAACGAGTTATGGTTCATCTTATCTTCTTTAATTTGCCTTTCAAGCATTCAACTCAAAGGCAGTTTTTCTTACGCATCTTGGGCGGCTATTTGCTTAATAAATTCTGTAACCGCTGCTTCAAGAATTTGAGTATCGCCAGAAAATATACGAATACCCTCAGCAAGTTTCTCTGTAGCCATGGCATCTTCATTCATTAAGAAACGAAATACACTTTCTGTCAATTCAACAGGTTGTACATCAAGTTTCTTAGCAGCAGCCACGTCTAATTTTTTCGCAACCGGTGATTGATCCTTTTTCAATTCATCTAACAACTTTGGAGAAACTGTTAGCAAATCACATCCTGCTAAGGCTAATACCTGCTCCTTAGAACGGAAAGAAGCAGCCATGATTTGTGTAGGGATATCAAACTTCTTATAATAAGTATAGATATTCGATACAGACGCTACACCAGGATCAGCATCTATAGAGTAACCTTCATCTCCATAAGCTGCTATCCACCAATCATAAATACGACCAACAAACGGTGAAATTAACGTTGCGTTTGCTTTCGCAGCAGCAATAGCCTGAATCAAATTAAAAATGAGAGTGACATTACAAGCAATACCTTGCTTTTCTAAAACTTCTACAGCTCGAATGCCTTCCCAAGTACCAGGGATTTTAACTAAAAGACGTTTCTTATCGCCACCAGTAGCAGCAAATAATTCACTTAGAAAAATAGCCCTTTGAATCATCGCTTCTGTATTAAACGAAAGACGAGCGTCTATCTCTAAAGAAACTCTACCAGGAATACATTTTAGAATCTCTAAACCAAAATTTACCTGTATCTTGTCTAAAACAAAAGTCAGAGTTTGAATATCATCGCCATTTTGTCGAATGCCCCAAGCAATTGCTTCCGTTAGCAATTCTTGATATTTCGGCTCTTGCGCAACTTTGAGAATGAGAGATGGATTCGTCGTTGCATCTTGAGATCCTGAAGTTTTAACTAACTCTGGATCACCAGTATCGCAAACAAGAACACTCAAGAGTTTTAGCTGCTCGAATTGGCTAGACATAAGCACCCTGTTATCACTATTCGTCTTGAGGTGAGACTACCAAAAAAAAACATTACTATCAAGGAGGTTATGGTTCAAAACTTAACCTCCTATCTCGATCGTTAAAGCCTAAAGCCTAGTTAACAAGCGCATTCAGATTCGCTTTCAAAGTCGAAAACAAGATCCTCTTGTTCTTTTTCTAAGTATTGCTTAATCCGCTTATGTGTATCAAACCCTGTACCTCCTGGAATCATATGTCCCATAATGACATTTTCTTTGAATCCTAAGAGATAGTCAGTTTTGCTACTGCAAGCCGCATCAGTCAATACACGAGTCGTATCTTGGAAGGACGCTGCAGAAATAAATGATTCTGTACCCAACGAAGCTTTAGTAATTCCCAATAACACAGGAACAGCTTGAGCTGGTTTACCACCATCTTCTTCTGTACGTCTATTTTCTTCGTAAAACTCTTTCTTATTAACTTCTTCACCAAAAAGTAAAGTGGTATCACCTGGATCGGTAATACGAACTTTCTGCAACATCTGACGAACAATGATTTCAATGTGCTTATCGTTAATATCCACACCTTGCAGACGATAAACTTCTTGAACTTCATTTACTAAATATTTCTGTAATTCGCGAACACCGCAGATTTCCAAGATTTCATGAGGAACAACTAAACCATCTGTTAGCTGCTGCCCTTTCATCACGTTATCTCCACGCTGAACAATCAAGTGTTTGGTCAATGGAATTAAGTGTTCTTCTTCCATTCCAGTGATTTCATCACGAACAACAAGAATACGTTTGTTTTTCTGAATTCCTTTAAAATCTACAACACCATCGATCTTCGCAATGTCTGCAGCATCTTCAGGTTTTCTAGCTTCAACCAATTCAGCAACCCGCGGTAAACCACCAGTAATATCCTTAGTCTTGATTGCTCCACGAGGTAATCTCGCTAACAACATACCTGGATCAACTTTTTGGTTTTCTTCAACAGAAATAATAGCTCCAGAAGGAATTGCGTATGTTCCAACTAATTCTGTTAAACCGGCATCAGAGTAAATAGCAATTTGAGGATGTAATTCCCCGCGATGCTGTTTAACAATAAGCTCGACTAATCCTGTGTTTTTATTGACAACTTTCTCTGTAGAAATAC
The Chlamydia caviae GPIC genome window above contains:
- a CDS encoding V-type ATP synthase subunit I; this encodes MRVNVDKYLFIGRNRSEFFTACRELGVVEFISDKRLITSEKLRHFSECLKILNSLKRDYPSAHLSLSKSQDLTVEQIVDEVFALHQEIHSLTEAIKALRKEILRVKPLGPFSSDDIIEFTRKTGLTIRFFYRKHVDEDNLEVEQSNVFYLSTAYNFDYYAVIGVVELSKDQFTEIDAPHSVNELQAKETVLLREIQFKKTRICELYAYRQDVLEGLCDYDNEQRLRHAEESVEELFDGKVFSITGWVISDRIQELEKLCDQFDICLHKVAPDPDEIVPTYLENSGLGRIGEDLVNIYDTPASSDKDPSLWVFISFFFFFSMIVNDGGYGLVFLATSLFITFKARRVLKRSKSLARFLKMFSILGLGCIFWGFATTSFFGISISPSNPLREYSLTHMLALKKAEYYLDKHPKGYKELVNEHPLLKDKQGAEEFLLATEKSTGETVARAVVYDKFIDNILMELALFVGVVHMALGMLRYMRQRYSGLGWIVFMCGAYLYLPLYLQSVSLIHYLFHVPYDLGGIIGYYGVFVGIGLAVAGAVLQRGVGGIDEITAIIQVFSDVLSYLRIYALGLAGAMVGTTIVQISNRFSPAIAFVIILFGHSVNILLSIMGGVIHGLRLNFIEWYHYSFDGGGKLLHPLKKVVCHKVVDTKG
- a CDS encoding ATP synthase subunit C, with translation MIDLSVVGPVFAMGLAMIGSAIGCGMAGVASHAVMSRIDEGHGKIIGLSAMPSSQSIYGLIFMLLLRDGIKDGKVGAIGAIAMGLSVGIALLLSAIMQGKCCVSAIQAYARSSAIYGKSFASIGIVESFALFAFVFALLLF
- a CDS encoding valine--tRNA ligase — its product is MEEDEFSKAYDPKGLEDKLYAFWEGSGMFTAQSASDKPPYAIIMPPPNVTGILHMGHALVNTLQDVLIRYKRMSGFEVCWVPGTDHAGIATQTVVERHLYASLGKRRIDFSREEFIKHVWEWKEKSEGVILSQLRQLGCSCDWSRLRFTMEPLANRAVKKAFKALFDKGHIYRGYYLVNWDPVLQTALADDEVEYEEKDGWLYYIRYKVVDSSEEIIVATTRPETLLGDTAIAISPDDERYSHLLGAKVHLPFVDREIPIIGDMSVDPLFGTGAVKITPAHDRDDYRTGINHNLPMVNILAPTGEINENGGIFAGLSKEKAREDIITALEAMGLFVKKEPYKLRVGVSYRSGAVIEPYLSKQWFVSVESFRDSLREFVANDSIKIFPPEFTRNYLSWVNNLRDWCISRQLWWGHRIPVWYHKSDEDRILCYDGEGIPEEVAQDPDSWYQDPDVLDTWFSSGLWPLTCLGWPDVESGDLEKFYPTAVLITGHDILFFWVTRMVLLCSAMVEEKPFSDVFLHGLIFGKSYKRYNDLGEWTYISGEEKHAYDMGKALPKDVVAKWEKLSKSKGNVIDPLEMIGKYGADAVRMTLCSCANRGEQIDLDYRLFEEYKNFANKIWNGARFIFGHISNLTSKDLVYGIDKDLLGLEDFYILDGFNQLLKQLESAYQSYAFDKITTMAYEFFRNDFCSTYIEIIKPTLYGKQGNEEDRLTKQKLLAVLLVNILGVLHPITPFVTETLFLKLKATLGDVDAPCADTITAHALDMLRAESYVVAPYPQAIDIAIPKDLHESFALAERLVYTIRNIRGEMQLDPRASLEVFVICPEGISIETYVPMMCALGGIASLEYLSEEPKDRVYSLGVVEGIRLGVFVPMEHITKERNRLEKEKMRLENSIESVSRLLSSESFRAKANPDLVRSKEETLKNNRMELQSILDKLASFS
- a CDS encoding V-type ATP synthase subunit D; this encodes MSSQIKLTKNAYRLEKVKLSRLETYLPTLKLKKALLQVEVTNAIREASESIQAYEAARESIYAFAELYSVPLYVDAIANSFKIEKVEKDYENITGIEVPVIRNIILAESSYSVLDTPIWIDTLVAYSREFVINKVRSEVAAEKQRILEEELRNVSIRVNLFEKKLIPETTRMIKKIAIFLSDRSITDVGQVKMAKKKIQQRKEESECA